Within Macaca nemestrina isolate mMacNem1 chromosome 12, mMacNem.hap1, whole genome shotgun sequence, the genomic segment AGCTCCCCAGCCTACCTGACCCCGCCCTGCAGCCGCACCTGGGTCCGAGTCAGCGCCGCGGCCGCCACGGCCCCGCACAGGAAGGCGGCAGCAAACAGCGCAAGCTCGACGCGCTGCAGCCAGGGCAGCGCCATGGCGCCCTGACCACCAGGAAGCGCCGCCACAGCCTCAACCCGGCCAAACCCCACCTTATCCGGCGCGACCCACGAAAATGGAGACGTCACTTCCGGGGGCGGGATTTATTTACAAAGATGGAAGCGCTCACCTACTCAGAGCGGCAAGTACAGCGAGTAGTCCGAGAGCGCCCACCGGCGGGCGGGGCGGCTGGTGCGGCCGATCATGGGCAGCTTCTGCACGTAGCGGGAGGCCGGGCTAGGCCCGTACGGCGCGGGGAATGCAGTCTGGAAAAGGCGCCCGCGGCAGCGCCTCCCAGCCTGCCGCCCGGCGATGATGAAACGAAAGTGCGGGGCGCCGCGCGGGGCGAAACGGCTCTTCTGGAAGACGTCGCGGGTGCCGGTCCCGGGGCCCTGCTGCCGGGGTGCCCCGCGCGCCCGATGCACGCGCGGCAGGGGCCTGCTCTCAGAGGCCGCTGGCCCAGAGGCCGACGTGGGGCCGCCTCCGCCGCTGCCCCGGGGGCTCTCGTCGCCCTGCGGGCTGACCATGGCGCTTGCCGTCAGCTGCGGCATCTTCCGCACCGAGTCAGGGGCTGTCGCCGGCTCCTTCTTGTCCCCGGGCGGCCGCGGAGCGGTGGGTGCAGGTTGGCCGGTGCCGAAGCGTGTGGCCAAGCTGTCACCGAAGAAGGCGTAGAGCTCCCGGTAGATGTCCGCCAGGGTCACCGAAAGAGAAGGGTCCTCCTGCCCCGCTCCCCCTGGCGGCAGCGGGAGACCGGACCCAAAGCTGGGCTCTGCACCGCCCCCGGAGGACGACTCTTGCAAGAGAAGGCTATCCCATGGCAGGTCGTCCAGGCGCCGGCACCCCCTGCCACCTGGGCCACCCCTGTTGGGCTCTGCTGCCTGGGCCTTCATCTTCAGCAGTCGCTCTACGGCCACCTGTAAAAGCCAAGGACTAAGATAGGCAAAAAATTCGAGGAACCTGGGCCCATCAAATATTCCAAAGTAAGCCTGCTTGGCTGCTAAGCTCATGCAGGGGAGGGAGGCTGGAAGGGGATGGTACTCACCAGAATGGCTCCATAGACTTTGTGCCCATCTGCTTTGACCTGTGCATTAGATACTGAATAATCATCCAGCACAGCCTGCAAGTTTGTCCAGTACGTGGACAGGTGTGGGTACAGGACTCGTTCTACTGCCTGGAAGAGAAGGAATGCAGTTAGCGTCTCTTTGACACTTACTCCCTCTCTAGGACCCTTTCCCATGAAACACCTTTATTTCTGATCCTAGACAGAGCTCAATCCTCCTAAATTCCCTGACTGGCATATTCAGCCATACATTTATTTGGAACCTACTGTATACCTAAGCTAGGCATTGGGAATAAAGGTACAAAGATAGATAATAAAGTGTCACAAAAGAAGTAGACAATAAAAAGTGTACCCAGTATCACTACCCTGTGTGCCAAGGGCTAAAACAATGCTCATTGCTAACAACTCCAAAATTTAGTTTGCATACTGCTACCCGATACAATCAGGCAAGTACTGGCTTCACTGAGATGTAAACTGAGACTCAGTTCAAACAATCTGCGTAAAAACCACCAACCAGAGACTTGGACTCTGATTATACAATTTAAAATCCTGtgattggccaggcgcagtggctcacgcctgtaatcccagcactttgggaggccgaggctgagacctcctgaggtcaggagttcaagaccagcatgaccaacaaggtgaaaccccgtctctaccaaaaatgcaaaaattagctgggcgtggtggcaggtgcctgtagtcctatctactaggaaggctgagacaggaaaattgcttgaacacaggaggtggaaattgcagtgagccaagaccgcgccactgcactccagcctggacgatggagcaagacttcatctcaaaaaaaaaatcctgtgattaatttgggggaaagcaaaacttcaaataaatgacGTTTGTGATGGGCTTTGATGGATGAGGCAGAGTTCTATGGTCATTCATCCACAGCACAAACATTTGAAAGTGTTGACAAAATTCTCAAATTCCTAAAAAATATAACTTACTGCTGACTTGAGAATATGAAAGCTTCAATAATTCTGTAACTATGGAAGACACTGAAACAGTAGTTAAGAATTAACTataaagaggctgggcatggtagctcacgcatataatcccagcacttcagaaggcgaggcgggtggctcacgaggtcaggagttcaagaccagcctggccaagatgatgaaaccctctctactaaaaatacaaaaattagatgggtgcagtggcaggtgcctgtaatcccaaagatGTTCATCATCATGTGTATATAACATTAGTAATcctaacaataagaaaaataaaggcatgctgggtacggtggcttacacctgtaatcccagcactttgggaggccgaggcaggcggatcgcctgagttcaggagttcaagaccagcctgaccaacatggagaaacccgtctctactaaaaacacaaaattagccgggagtggtggcacatgcctgtaatcccagttacttgggaggctaaggcaggagaatcgcttgaacctgggaagcggaggttgcagtgagccgagatcgtgtcactgcactccagccagggcgacagagcaagactccgtctcaaaaaacaaaaaaaaaagcctggcacggtggctcatgcctgtaatcgcagcactttgggaggccaaggctggcggatcacgaggtcaggagatcgagaccatcctggctaacacggtgaaaccccatctctactaaaaaatacaaaaaattagccaagcgtggtagcaggcgcctgtagtcccagctactcgggaggctgagggaggagaatggcatgaacccgggaggtggagcttgcagtgagccgagatcgcaccactgcactccagcctgggcgacagagcaagactccatctcaaaaaaaaaaaaaaggaaataaagctgTCATTATTTATACATGATATGATATGATCATCTATATTAAAACCTCCAAAGAATCTATAATTAGCAATGATAGTTTAAGAAAGCAGCTGGACAGTACTTGCCTGCTGATTGTATAGGGTGGCAGTTTGCAAACTGTAAATTTATGTTGCTAACAATAAGCATTACATATGCCCTCTTGGCCCTTCACCCATATGACAGTGATAGCGGGGTCACTATTATCTGTCTTTATACCCTGTATGTATCCCCAGTGCTTAGCAAAGTAACTGGATAGTTTAGGAAGATAGGAGTGTAAAAGTGAATTACATTTCTATACACGAGCAAGAAACTAACACCATAAAGACCCCATTACAACAGCATCGAAGGACAGCAAGAATCTAGGAAtagtttgtggggtttttttgttgcttgtttgggttttttttgagacagtctcactccgtcacccaggctggatggagagCAGCAATCTGGCTCACtttagccttgacctcccaggatcaaacaatcctcccaccacagcctcccaagtagctgggaccaaaggtgcATGCCAGTCACGCtaggttttttctgttttttggggtttttttaagatgcagtttcactcttgttgcccaggctgcagtgcaatggtgtgatctcggctcaccgcaactacctcccaggttcaagcaattctcttgcctcagcttcccaagtaactgggattacaggcacgcgccaccacccccggttaatttttgtgttttgttttttttttttctttttttgagacggagtctcgctctgccgcccaggctgaatttttgtgtttttagtatagacggggtttctccatgttggtcaggctagtctcgaactcccgacctcaggtgatctgccctccttggcctcccaaagtgctgggaatgcaggtgCAAGACCATGCCCGGACACacttggcttttttctttttctttttttttttgagacggagtctggctctgttgcccaggctggagtatagtggcacaatcttggctcacagcaacctccgcttcccgggctcaagccattctccctgcctcagcctcctgagtagctgggattacaggtgcctgccaacacgcccagctaattttttgtatttttgtagagatgggattacaccatgtaggccaggctggtcttgaactcctgacctgaggtgatccccctgtctcggcctctcaaagtgctgggattacaggcgtgagccaccacgcccggctcacttggctaatttttaaaattttttgtagagatgggatctcactatgttgcccaaggtaGTCTTGAAcacttaggctcaagtgatcctcccacctcagcctcccaaagcactacgattacagacatgagccactgcactaggcagaattttttttcctctttatttctttttctttttgagatggtatctcactccgttgcccagggttgagtgcaatggcacgatgtcggttcactgaaacctccacctcctgggttcaagcgattctcatgcctcagcctccagaatagctgggattataggcatgtgccatcatgcccagctaatttttgtattttagaagagacgggtttttaccatgttggccaggctggtcttgaactcctgacttcagatgatccacccacctcagtctcccaaagtcctgggattacaggcatgaaacaccacACCCCCagccctcctctttctttctttctttttcctttgtatcttgtttctattttttgtctttttcttactctttgtttTTCTATAGTTTAGTTGATCCATAAAGAAACAACGTTTTAAAGTATGTGTAGGTTCTACTCAGGGAAATGATGAAAGCATCCCCAACGCCTGTGAAGACCTAAACAAAAATGGAGATATAGGGGGAAGGGGCGGCAGGCGCCGTGTCCGGCCGGGAAGCTGGCAAGAAGCAGCCACTGAAACAGCCAAAGAAGCAGGCCAAGGAGATGGACGAGGAAGATAAGGCTTTcaagcagaaacaaaaagaggAGCAGAAGCTCGAGGAGCTAAAAGTGAAGGCCGCAGGGAAGGGGCCCTTGGCCACAGGTAGAATTAAGAAATCTGGCAAAAAGTAAGCTGTTCCTTGTGCCTGAGGAGATGGTGACCCTTTATTTCATCTATATTTAAACATCTGTATTCCCTGCCATAACATCCTTTGACACCTATAGCTGGAATTAAGGGTTGTCTTGGAGCTGTTATACATTTAAGAAtaaacttttgtttaaaaaaaaaaaaaaatggagatataggccaggcacggtggctcatgcctgtaatctcagcactttgggaggctgagatgggtggattccctgaggttgggagttccagaccagcttgatgggagaaaccccgtctctactaaaaatacaaaattagccgggcatggtgacacatgcctgtaatcccagctacttgggaggctgaggcaggagaatcgcttgaacctggtcagggtggaggttgtggtgagccaagatcacgccattgcactctagtctgagcaacaagagtgaaactccatctcaaaaaaaaaaaaaaaaaaaaaaaatggagatatgATACCTTCGTGGACAGGATGACTTACTATCATGATATCACTCCCCTTCAAAATTAATCTAATACATTTGATGTAATTccaataaaaatcttaaaagtggccggacgtggtggctcacgcctgtaattccagcactttgggaggccaaggcgggtggatcacgaggtcaggagatcgagaccatcctggctaacacggtgaaaccccatctctactaaaaaatacaaaaaactagccgggcgaggtggcaggcgcctgtagtcccagctactcgggaggctgaggcaggagaatggtgtgaacccgggaggcagagcttgcagtgagctgagatccagccactgcactgtagcctgggcgacagagcgagactccatctcaaaaaaaaaaataaaaaaaaaaaaaacaaaaaataaaaatataaaaaattagccaggtgtggtggcggtgcctgtagtcccagctacttgggaggctgaggcagaagaattgaacccaggaagcacagcttgcagtgagccgagattgcgccactgcactctattctgggtgacagagcaagactctgtctcaaaaaaaaaaaaaaaaaaaaaaaaaaacaggtgttgCCACTGTGATAGTATTAAAAGGtaggatcttttatttttttgagatggagtttcgctcttctcgcccaggctggagtgcagaggcacaaccttggctcactgcagcctctgcctcctaggttcaagcaattctctcgcctcaaccttccgagtagctgggattacaggcatgtaccaccatacccacctaacttgtatttttttttttttttttgatacagagtctcgctctgttgcccaggctggagtgcagtggtgcaatctcagctcactgcaagctccacctcctgggttcacgccattctcctgcctcagcctcccgagtagctgggactacaggcgcccactaccacgcccggctaatttttttgtatttttagtagtgagggggtttcaccgtgttagccagcatggtctcgatctcctgacctcgtgatgtgcctgcctcagcctcccaaagtgctgggattacaggtatgagccactgtgcccggtgccaacacctaatttttttttttttttttttttttttttttgagacggagtctcacgctgttgcccaggctggagtgcagtggcgcgatctcggctcactgcaagctccgcctcccgggttcccgccattctcctgcctcagcctcctgagtagctgggactacaggcgcccgccaccgcgcccggctaattttttgtatttttagtagagacggggtttcactgtggtctcgatctcctgaccttgtgatccgcccgcctcggcctcccaaagtgctgggattacaggcttgagccaccgcgcccggccccaacacctaatttttaaagcacataatcatttgataatttcttttttttttttttttttttttttttttgagacagagtctcgctctgtcgcccaggctggagtgctgtggccagatctcagctcactgcaagctccgcctcccgggttcccgccattctcctgcctcagcctcccgagtagctggaactacaggcgcccgccacctcgcccggctagttttttgtattttttagtagagacagggtttcaccgtgttagccaggatggtctcaatctcctgacctcctgatccgcgcatctcggcctcccaaagtgctgggattacaggcttgagccactgcgcccggcctgataatTTCTATAGATGCTAAAAAGTCATGACAAAATTCAGTATCTATTCATGTGTAAAATGCTCAGTACAACAGGAATTGAaggtatttctttgtttttttgtttttttgttttttttttttttgagacagagtctcgctctgtcgccgaggctggagtgcagtggcgcgatctcagctcactgcaagctccgcctcccgggtttccgccattctcctgcctcagcctccggagtagctgggactacaggcgcccgccacggccctcggctaatttttgtattttttgtagagacggggtttcttcaccttgttagtcaggatggtctcgatctcctgacctcgtgatccgcccatctcggcctcccaaagtgctgggattacaggcgtgagccaccgcgcccggccttgaaggtattttttaatgtggtaaTATAGAATGGGCAGGAATTTATAAAATGGGGGGACATCAGTATCTGTCATACAGGACTTTCGAAAGGATAAGACATTTACATACAGAAAGTCAAGCTATCACTGAGGCTGGCCTAAGGCCAGAACTCAATACATGGCAGTGGCAGGCACACACCCTTTTGGAGATAAAGACACACAAGTACTATTTTTCTAACACAAATGGGAGTTCTTACGGCTCTGTCTGTGAGAAAGGCCAGGATGCTCACCTTCCAGCCAAGAGCATGCAGCCCCACCACGGCTCCATAGTGACAGCAGAGCGGCCGCACAGGATCTGCCAGGATCTTCTGCAGGGACAGCAGGATATGCTGATAGAGGCCACTTACAAGGTCCCCATGAGTCCTGTGGGAGCACCATTCAGTGAGTGAGGGGAATGAGGCACAGTGCCACCCAACAGGGCACAAGGCAACACCAAGAGAACAGCATCTGTACGGCACATTCGGGCGTGCTGGGGTTAAGTGAAGAAGGCTGCCAGGGGTGACTGGCCTAGAATCTGAGGGCTGAAGAACCAATACCTTGGCGTATTTGTAATCCATTTTCAGAATCCCAGTGTGTCACAGCACACCAGCTAGGATGCTCCGAGGGAAAAGGTTTCCCATCTTCTCATAGACCCTTAAAGCCAGAGACTTTGCCCCATTTCCTTACCCCAACCCACTTGGCTCTGCAGCAATCCCACCCTTTGCTCAGGTCTATGCCCAGTGGCTACCAAAAGATGTGGCTGAGCAGGAGGGCAGCGCCATCCCGCAGAGTCCAGTGGTCATTCAAGGGGTTGATGGAGGCAGCCAGTGGCTCCAGGACACAGTAGAGGACACTGCCCACCAGACAGCGGACATAGGGCCCCAAGCACAGGTGTGGATTCCGAAACAGGCTCCGTGCCACCTGCAGCAGCCGGTGCAGTTGCTCCAGGTCATGACTTACAGATTTCACCTGTTGGGAGAAGAGGGTAGCTTAGGGGAACATGAGGGGACAGGCAGGAGCCCACCATTCTGACAGCACTTGCCATGAGCCCTACACCTGCTGGGTCATCTCTTCCTTACAAAACACTCTCCCTGTCCCAGCCTGGTCACTTACCCCACTAACCACATAAACAAAGTAAGGCAGGAGCGCCCCGATCTTGGAGTTCGTCTGCAAGTCCTGGAGTGCAACCTAAAAGGAAGGGCCCAGACTGCATTGGATCCAccagaaaactgtaaaacatgaATATGGTATTCTTCTGGAAGGCAGTGTATCACCTTATTcatgttttacaattttaaatgttcatattgTTTGATTTagcaattctatttctataaatGTAACCTACAGAAACTCATTCACATATACCTACATATGGCACGGAATACAACCTGAATGTCCAACATATTTTTAACTGAGAAAGGCAATCTATAAAACCAGATGTTTAATATAATACCACTTAGGTTTTTATGAGAGTAATCATAGTTgatacagaggaaaaaaagtagGTGGAGGAACAgacatttcagtttctttttctcttttcttttttttctttgagacggagtctcgctctgtcgcccaggatggagtgcagtgactcaatctcggctcactgccacctctgcctcctgggttcaagcgattctcctgcctcagcctcccaagtagctgggattacaggcgcttgccaccacgcccagctaacttttgtaatttttagtacagacagggtttcgccatgttgaccaggctggtctcaaattcctggcctcaagcaatccacccgcctcagcctcccaaagtgctgggattacaggcgttagccactgtgcctggcactctctttttttttttttttttgagatggagtctcactctattgcccaggctggagtgcagtggcacgatctcggctcattgcaacctccacctcttgggttcaagcgattctcctgcgtcagcctcgcaagtagctgggattacagatgcacgccaccaagcctggctaattttatggtatttttagtagaaacggggtatcaccttgttggccaggctggtctcgaactcctggcctcacatgatcggcccacctcgacctcccaaaatgctgggattacaggcatgagtcaccatacctggccactttctttttctttctatgttttcATATCATATGTACATCTACAGTAAACATatactagtatttttttttttttctttgagacagagtttcattctaccagccaggctggagtgcagcggcgcgatctttcttttgagacgaagttttgctcttgttgcccagggtggagtgcaatggcgtgatatcggctcacagcaacctctgcctccgggttcaagcaattctcctgcgtcagcctcctgactagctgggattacaggcgtccaccaccacacctggctaatatttatatttttagaattttcttttttaaatttttgtaattttagaactccagacttcaggtgatccacccgagtggcgcgatcttgacccactgcaacctctgcctcctgggttccagcaattttcctgcctcagcctcccaagtagctgggattacaggcacccaccaccatgcctggctaattttgtattattagtaaagatggggtttc encodes:
- the LOC105469813 gene encoding TAF6-like RNA polymerase II p300/CBP-associated factor-associated factor 65 kDa subunit 6L, which encodes MSEREERRFVEIPRESVRLMAESTGLELSDEVAALLAEDVCYRLREATQNSSQFMKHTKRRKLTVEDFNRALRWSSVEAVCGYGSQEALPMRPAREGELYFPEDREVNLVELALATNIPKGCAETAVRVHVSYLDGKGNLAPQGSVPSAVSSLTDDLLKYYHQVTRAVLGDDPQLMKVALQDLQTNSKIGALLPYFVYVVSGVKSVSHDLEQLHRLLQVARSLFRNPHLCLGPYVRCLVGSVLYCVLEPLAASINPLNDHWTLRDGAALLLSHIFWTHGDLVSGLYQHILLSLQKILADPVRPLCCHYGAVVGLHALGWKAVERVLYPHLSTYWTNLQAVLDDYSVSNAQVKADGHKVYGAILVAVERLLKMKAQAAEPNRGGPGGRGCRRLDDLPWDSLLLQESSSGGGAEPSFGSGLPLPPGGAGQEDPSLSVTLADIYRELYAFFGDSLATRFGTGQPAPTAPRPPGDKKEPATAPDSVRKMPQLTASAMVSPQGDESPRGSGGGGPTSASGPAASESRPLPRVHRARGAPRQQGPGTGTRDVFQKSRFAPRGAPHFRFIIAGRQAGRRCRGRLFQTAFPAPYGPSPASRYVQKLPMIGRTSRPARRWALSDYSLYLPL
- the LOC112424558 gene encoding translation machinery-associated protein 7-like, translating into MLPKGEGAAGAVSGREAGKKQPLKQPKKQAKEMDEEDKAFKQKQKEEQKLEELKVKAAGKGPLATGRIKKSGKK